The DNA window AGTGTCATCTCATACATGGTGATCAAAGTCAGGGAGGTAGATCAGAGTTcatagagaaaatatttagatTGAAAAGAGGTCTAAGGACAGAACTCAGAAGCATATCCAccttgtgtgtgtttgggggagggatgggggatgGAGCTGAACATCAGTGCACAGGTCAGACACCTAGGAATATGCAGTGTCAGTAAATGAAGCCAAGGGAAGAAGgaatttttcaagtattttagtTGCATTTTGTGAAAAAtcgaattcctttttttttttttgcttcaagtCAAGCATTAGTTTCACATCTTTAAGCATCTTCATTGTTTTGTGGACTTCCAGACCTATAGGATAAAATTGtagagcttatatatatatatatatatatatatatttgccctAATTCTGGATATTTTGTTTGGCAATAACATTATTTGCTGCAGAGTAAAGTCTATATTGGAGAagggagattttattttgtttttaaatcagaagATCTCTCTAGGGACTTCTTGGtactccagtggctaagacttggcgCTCCCAACATAggggtcccaggtttgatccttgatcaagGAACCAGATCCcttatgctgcaactaagacctggtacagccaaataaataaatatttttttacaaaactttaaaaaaatctctcttttgaAAACATGAGGGCATTGGCACAGTGGCTGCCAAATGGTTTTTACTAGTTGCCATTTTCTGTAATGTTTCTGCCCTTTGTCTTTACATATTGCTCATTGAGGATCTTTTGTTTGGGTCTGTATCTAGGCTTAATAGAAAATGGAGAGTATAGTGCTATCTCAGCCATATAGTACATAACTTTGTTTTTCAGTAACATTGATCTTCTGGGTCCCCAGATACAAACCTAAGTAGGATCTTCAAGGTATCCTTTGTCTAAAACAAGAGTGAAATTCATATGTCAAATAAGAACCCAAAAGagttttctccacttttttcctAATGAATGATCACAGGCTGTAGGCCACAGGAATCAAGAAAAACTAATGGCGCAACAATTAAGTTGGACTAAGATTCCACTTTGTGTTTCAGAATCAATTGTATTTTGATATCTCAAATTTATACAATCTTTaacttttcattacatttttctttttttatagggCTTTTCTTACATGCCTGTTCTCCTCAAAATGAGTGTCAGTATCACCTTCTTAAGACCTTTTGCCAGAGTTTTAGTGCCATTTACCCTTCATAGGAAGAGAAGGGTTTTGTATTCAACAATTATGCAGAGATACATGTCTTCCAAAATACCAGCTGCATCCTATCCTAATAAGGAGAGTACACCACCTTCTGAAGAGCTGGAGTTGGACAGGTGGAAAATTACAATGAAATCTAGTGTGCAAGAAGAGGATGTTTCAACAGCCACAAGTAGCGAGGATGAAGATCCTCTAGCTGCCACCAGGGAGTTAGTTGAGATGTGGAGGTTGCTTGGCAAAGAAGTACCAGAACACTTCAGTGAAGAAGAGCTCAAAACCCTTATGGAATGTGTTTCTAAGTcatcaaaaaggaaatatttaaaatacttatatattaaggaaaaaatgaaaaaagccagacaaataaaaaaggaaatgaaaaaagcagaaaaagaagaacctAAAAAAGATCAGCTACCAGAAACCATTAAGGAAGATAAACAGCAAAACTTTCTATTTCTACGACTTTGGGACAGGAATATGGACATTGCAATGGGCTGGAAAGGTGCCCAGGCCATGCAGTTTGGACAGCCTTTGGTTTTTGACATGGCTTATGATGACCATATGAAACCAAAAGAATTACAGAATGCTGTTTCCCAACTTTTAGAAAGTGAAGGATGTAACAGAAGAAATGTTGATCCTTTCCATATTTATTTCTGTAATCTTAAAACAGGTGGTGCCTACTATAAAGAGTTAGTTAAACGTTATGGAGAAAAATGGAACAAATTGCTTTTAACAGCAACAGAAAAGTCTCATGTAGATTTATTTCCAAAAGATAGTATTATATATTTAACTGCAGATTCTCCCAATGTTATGACTACTTTCAAGCATGACAAAATTTATATAGTGGGGTCTTTTGTTGATAAGAATATGCAGCCAGGCACATCCCTAGCCAAAGCAAAACGGCTGAAGCTGGCAACAGAATGCCTTCCATTAGATAAATATTTGCAGTGGGACACTGGTACCAAAAATCTCACTTTAGATCAAATGATGCGTATTTTGTTATGTCTGAAAAATACTGGTAGCTGGGAAGAGGCTCTGAAGTTTGTTCCTAGCAGAAAACATGCTGGTTATCTGGAGATATCTCAGCATTCTCAAGAGTTTCTCAACAGAATGAAGAAGTCAAAGACTTTTAATTCATTTCCAAGAGGCTCTATAAATAGACACAGGAAAAGCAGCTTGAAGGAGAACATTTGATAGCTTAAAAATAAAGTGGTTTAGGAATACAGTTCTATTAGTCCATTTCATCATGAAGGaaattcacttctttttcttttaaaggttgtctTTCCAAACTGAAGTATTGTCTTTCTCCAATTAATCAAATGTGTAAAacttcagaaatatattttgtttactatagaaacaaacaaaatcttagAAAGTAAAAAGTTGTCCATGTTTGTTTGAGCCCAGTAAAAGAATTGTACCATTTGTGTGacttttttatgactaatttGAGTCTCAGACTCCATTTTCCTTAAATGTTCTTTCAGCCATGTCAACAACCTTTCATCAAAATTGATGAAACCCCAGGTGGTGGTTTATTTAAGGTAACATTTGGTACAGTGGTGGGCATGTCATAGACACTAAGGTATATCGTTTAACTGAGGCTTTGTTAAGATGTCCCTTGGAATGTCATGAGATTGAGCTATATAATGAAAAATGTGTTTGTAGAGATAAAATTTATCTCTTGTCCTCTtaggaaaaaagattttatttgaagAGTGTCATTACAGCACTTCCCTGTTGTagataaaagtattttcttttcaaggagATACTTCctttttcccagtcctgtgatTTGAATGGAAGCTGCCATATTTTTACAGGCCTTGCTCCCCTGGCCACAGCTGATTATCCCAAGAAAGACACCTCACTCACACTTTGAGATGAACATCTGACTTTTAAGTGAGGCCAGTCAGAAAATTCTTTTCCAGGATTTTTGGACTTCTCAAGATAGCCTGTGTTAATTCCTTTTTAGTGGTGAACTTTGAGAGGAAGCTATCGTGcccattgctttttctatgaaggGGATACTGAAAGGAACTTTAGGAACCACATTCATTGTAGACTTGCACCATTGAAAAGTTGGAAAACATGGGAATAGAAATGGCCAAATATTTCTACTTGGTTTCTGAATTGGATGTTAGCCTGAGGCATGCTATCCAGTACATTTATTAAAGCAGAACTCAGTCTTTTACTAAATATTAAGTACTTATTCTGTGCCAAATTGTTACTGtgcagtttgttgttgtttactcagtcatgtccaactctcttgtgaccccatggactgtagcccaccaggctcctctgtgcatgggatttcccagacaacactgtaacaggttgccatttccttctgcaagggatcttcctgacccaggggtcaaacctgcatctcctacattgaagacacattctttactgctcaatcaccagggaagccctactatgcAGAATTTAAACAACTAAATTTAGGTATTATCATTAATActtttttatagataaggaaaatgtACTCAAAATAACTGCCttttgggcttcgctggtggctcagttggtaaagaatctgcctgcaacgtgggagacctgggttcaatccctgggttgggaagatttggaggacggcatggcaacccactccagcattcttgcctagagaatccccatagacagaggagcctggtgggctacaatccatg is part of the Bos indicus x Bos taurus breed Angus x Brahman F1 hybrid chromosome 1, Bos_hybrid_MaternalHap_v2.0, whole genome shotgun sequence genome and encodes:
- the TRMT10C gene encoding tRNA methyltransferase 10 homolog C, whose protein sequence is MPVLLKMSVSITFLRPFARVLVPFTLHRKRRVLYSTIMQRYMSSKIPAASYPNKESTPPSEELELDRWKITMKSSVQEEDVSTATSSEDEDPLAATRELVEMWRLLGKEVPEHFSEEELKTLMECVSKSSKRKYLKYLYIKEKMKKARQIKKEMKKAEKEEPKKDQLPETIKEDKQQNFLFLRLWDRNMDIAMGWKGAQAMQFGQPLVFDMAYDDHMKPKELQNAVSQLLESEGCNRRNVDPFHIYFCNLKTGGAYYKELVKRYGEKWNKLLLTATEKSHVDLFPKDSIIYLTADSPNVMTTFKHDKIYIVGSFVDKNMQPGTSLAKAKRLKLATECLPLDKYLQWDTGTKNLTLDQMMRILLCLKNTGSWEEALKFVPSRKHAGYLEISQHSQEFLNRMKKSKTFNSFPRGSINRHRKSSLKENI